A window from Brucella sp. BE17 encodes these proteins:
- a CDS encoding ParD-like family protein, with the protein MGIVKISDELHEEVRKASDVMCRSINAQAEYWMTVGMLAQTNPDMSFNEIVQMQLRGAQVEIPALPVRAS; encoded by the coding sequence GTGGGTATTGTGAAAATCAGTGATGAACTGCATGAGGAAGTGCGCAAGGCAAGCGATGTCATGTGCCGCTCCATCAATGCGCAGGCCGAATACTGGATGACGGTCGGCATGCTGGCGCAGACCAATCCCGACATGTCGTTCAATGAAATCGTGCAGATGCAATTGCGCGGCGCGCAAGTGGAAATTCCTGCTTTGCCTGTACGTGCATCATGA
- the map gene encoding type I methionyl aminopeptidase has protein sequence MIKTPAELEKMAASGALLASVFTLIDSLPLAGMTTMQVNDCVEDYIVRELKARPASKGQYDYPYVLNASRNQVVCHGMPSDDAVIADGEIINFDITLEKDGYIADSSKTYMVGAVAPFASRLVRVTYEALWKGIAAVRPGATLGDIGYAIERHAKRHDYSVVRDYCGHGIGREMHEEPQVLHFGKPGTGEGLREGMVFTIEPMLNQGTAKVTTEKDGWTVVTKDGKLSAQFEHTVAVTSQGVRVLTLRPGEEKMLAGIRNAA, from the coding sequence ATGATCAAGACGCCTGCCGAACTGGAAAAGATGGCGGCTTCCGGCGCGTTGCTGGCATCCGTCTTTACGCTGATTGATTCTCTGCCGCTTGCGGGCATGACGACGATGCAGGTCAATGATTGCGTTGAGGATTATATCGTGCGCGAACTGAAAGCCCGGCCCGCCAGCAAGGGGCAATATGATTATCCCTATGTGCTCAATGCATCGCGCAATCAGGTCGTCTGCCACGGCATGCCGTCGGATGACGCGGTGATTGCCGATGGCGAGATCATCAATTTCGATATCACGCTGGAAAAGGATGGCTATATCGCTGATTCCAGCAAGACCTATATGGTCGGCGCGGTCGCGCCCTTTGCCTCGCGGCTGGTGCGCGTGACCTATGAGGCGCTGTGGAAGGGCATTGCCGCCGTGCGTCCTGGTGCAACGCTGGGCGATATCGGCTATGCTATCGAGCGGCATGCCAAGCGCCATGATTACAGTGTCGTGCGTGATTATTGCGGTCATGGGATCGGGCGCGAAATGCATGAGGAGCCGCAGGTTCTACATTTCGGCAAACCCGGCACCGGCGAGGGGCTGCGCGAAGGCATGGTCTTTACCATCGAGCCGATGCTCAATCAGGGCACGGCAAAGGTTACGACCGAGAAAGACGGCTGGACGGTGGTGACGAAAGACGGAAAGCTCTCGGCGCAGTTCGAGCATACGGTTGCCGTCACAAGCCAGGGCGTGCGCGTGCTGACGTTACGCCCGGGCGAGGAAAAGATGCTGGCTGGTATCCGAAACGCGGCCTGA
- a CDS encoding argininosuccinate synthase, with the protein MSKWKDVKKVVLAYSGGLDTSIILKWLQTELGAEVVTFTADLGQGEELEPARKKAEMLGIKEIFIEDVREEFVRDFVFPMFRANAVYEGVYLLGTSIARPLISKHLIEIAKKTGADAIAHGATGKGNDQVRFELAAYALNPDIKIIAPWRDWSFKSRTHLLEFAEQHQIPVAKDKKGEAPFSVDANLLHSSSEGKVLEDPALEAPEYVHMRTISPETAPDQPTIIKIGFEKGDAVSINGERLSPAMLLTKLNEYGRDNGIGRLDLVENRFVGMKSRGVYETPGGTILLAAHRAIESITLDRGAAHLKDELMPRYAELIYYGFWFSPEREMLQAAIDLSQKHVEGEVTLKLYKGNVIVTGRESDKSLYSDKLVTFEDDHGAYDQKDAAGFIKLNALRLRTLAARDRK; encoded by the coding sequence ATGAGCAAGTGGAAAGACGTTAAAAAAGTCGTTCTCGCCTATTCGGGCGGTCTCGATACCTCGATTATCCTGAAGTGGCTGCAAACGGAACTGGGCGCGGAAGTCGTGACCTTTACCGCTGATCTGGGTCAGGGCGAAGAACTTGAACCAGCCCGCAAAAAAGCGGAAATGCTCGGCATCAAGGAAATCTTTATCGAGGACGTTCGCGAGGAATTCGTGCGCGATTTCGTCTTCCCGATGTTCCGTGCCAATGCCGTTTATGAAGGTGTTTACCTGCTCGGCACTTCCATTGCCCGTCCGCTGATTTCCAAGCACCTGATCGAGATCGCCAAAAAGACCGGTGCCGACGCCATTGCGCATGGTGCGACCGGCAAGGGCAACGATCAGGTCCGTTTTGAGCTTGCGGCCTATGCTCTCAACCCCGACATCAAGATCATCGCGCCATGGCGCGACTGGTCGTTCAAGAGCCGCACGCATCTCCTGGAATTCGCCGAACAGCACCAGATTCCGGTCGCAAAGGACAAAAAGGGCGAGGCCCCGTTCTCGGTTGACGCCAATCTTCTGCACTCATCATCTGAGGGTAAGGTTCTGGAAGACCCGGCACTGGAAGCGCCTGAATATGTGCATATGCGCACCATTTCGCCCGAAACCGCACCCGATCAGCCAACCATCATCAAGATCGGTTTCGAGAAGGGCGACGCGGTTTCCATCAATGGCGAGCGCCTGTCTCCGGCAATGCTGCTGACCAAGCTCAACGAATACGGTCGTGACAACGGCATTGGTCGTCTCGATCTGGTCGAAAACCGTTTTGTCGGCATGAAATCACGCGGCGTCTATGAAACGCCGGGCGGCACGATCCTGCTCGCAGCGCACCGTGCGATTGAATCGATCACGCTCGACCGCGGTGCCGCACACCTTAAAGACGAGTTGATGCCGCGCTATGCAGAACTCATCTATTACGGCTTCTGGTTCTCGCCGGAGCGCGAAATGCTGCAAGCAGCCATTGATCTGAGCCAGAAACATGTCGAAGGCGAAGTAACCCTCAAGCTCTATAAGGGCAATGTCATAGTCACAGGCCGGGAATCGGACAAATCGCTTTATTCCGACAAGCTCGTCACCTTTGAGGATGATCACGGCGCTTATGACCAGAAGGATGCGGCAGGCTTCATCAAGCTCAATGCGCTGCGTTTGCGCACGCTTGCTGCCCGCGACCGCAAATAG
- a CDS encoding LysE family translocator, protein MSFLTNLTFIPEWTVFAQFVIATIILTITPGPDMTLFVGRALSEGKGAGFACMAGASTGIIIHTSMVALGLSALILASPAAFTALKVIGAGYLVWLAVQAIRKGSAFSPEKSGGRKHTLFQNWLTGLGINLLNPKIILFNMTFLPQFVSAHDPHAMGKLFFLGLSFIPLALPLTIPMILAADRFAGLLKKNPTVTRVVDWLFAGIFSAFALKIITAQAK, encoded by the coding sequence ATGTCGTTTCTGACGAATCTGACCTTCATCCCCGAATGGACTGTTTTTGCCCAGTTCGTGATTGCCACGATCATTTTGACCATCACGCCGGGACCGGACATGACGCTGTTCGTGGGCCGTGCGCTGTCGGAGGGCAAGGGCGCGGGCTTTGCCTGTATGGCAGGGGCCAGCACCGGCATCATCATCCATACCAGCATGGTGGCGTTAGGGCTGTCGGCGCTGATCCTTGCATCACCTGCAGCCTTCACCGCGCTGAAAGTGATTGGCGCGGGTTATCTGGTCTGGCTTGCCGTGCAGGCGATCCGCAAGGGATCGGCTTTTTCGCCGGAAAAGAGCGGCGGGCGCAAGCATACCCTGTTTCAGAACTGGCTGACGGGGCTCGGCATCAACCTGCTCAATCCCAAAATCATCCTGTTCAACATGACGTTCCTGCCGCAATTTGTCTCGGCGCATGATCCGCATGCCATGGGAAAGCTGTTTTTTCTCGGGCTGTCGTTTATTCCGCTGGCGCTGCCGCTGACCATTCCCATGATCTTGGCAGCCGACCGTTTTGCGGGGCTTTTGAAAAAGAACCCTACGGTCACGCGCGTCGTTGACTGGCTGTTTGCGGGAATTTTCTCGGCTTTTGCGCTGAAAATCATTACCGCGCAGGCGAAATAG
- the rlmN gene encoding 23S rRNA (adenine(2503)-C(2))-methyltransferase RlmN, translating into MALSFDLTLDDTRDELARYARANQAVKPSLIGLTREELAATLIEAGIPERQVKMRISQIWHWLYVRGVSDFADMRNISKDLRATLSENFTIARPEVVEEQISQDGTRKWLFRFPPRGAGRPVEIESVYIPEEGRGTLCISSQVGCTLTCTFCHTGTQKLVRNLTSEEILAQLLTARDRLGDFPDKDTPDGAMVPAEGRKITNIVMMGMGEPLYNFEEVKKALLIASDGDGLSLSKRRITLSTSGVVPEIYRTGEEIGVMLAISLHAVRDELRDLLVPINKKYPLEQLIKACREYPGLSNAKRITFEYVMLKDVNDSLEDAKLLVKTLQGIPAKINLIPFNPWPGTNYQCSDWEQIERFADYVNAAGYASPIRTPRGRDILAACGQLKSESERMRKSERLALEAMMIAGHGE; encoded by the coding sequence ATGGCCCTTTCGTTCGACCTCACCCTTGACGATACGCGCGATGAGCTTGCGCGCTATGCGCGCGCCAATCAGGCCGTAAAACCTTCGCTGATCGGTCTGACGCGGGAAGAGCTGGCCGCTACGCTGATCGAGGCTGGCATCCCCGAGCGTCAGGTCAAGATGCGTATAAGCCAGATCTGGCACTGGCTTTATGTGCGCGGCGTTTCCGATTTTGCCGATATGCGCAACATCTCCAAGGATTTACGCGCAACACTTTCCGAGAATTTTACCATTGCTCGCCCTGAAGTGGTCGAGGAACAAATCTCGCAAGACGGCACCCGCAAATGGCTGTTTCGCTTTCCACCGCGCGGCGCTGGCCGTCCGGTCGAGATTGAAAGCGTTTATATCCCCGAAGAAGGGCGCGGAACGCTGTGCATTTCCTCACAGGTCGGCTGCACGCTGACCTGCACCTTCTGCCATACCGGTACGCAAAAGCTGGTGCGCAATCTCACATCTGAGGAAATTCTGGCGCAGCTTTTGACGGCGCGTGACCGTCTCGGTGATTTTCCCGACAAGGACACGCCGGATGGCGCGATGGTGCCAGCCGAGGGCCGCAAGATCACCAATATCGTGATGATGGGCATGGGCGAGCCGCTCTATAATTTCGAGGAAGTGAAAAAGGCGCTGCTGATTGCCTCTGATGGCGACGGTCTATCCCTCTCCAAGCGCCGCATCACGCTTTCGACCTCTGGTGTGGTGCCGGAAATTTACCGCACCGGCGAGGAAATCGGCGTGATGCTCGCCATCTCGCTGCATGCCGTGCGTGATGAATTGCGCGACCTTCTGGTACCGATCAACAAGAAATATCCGTTGGAACAGTTGATCAAGGCCTGCCGTGAATATCCGGGCCTTTCGAATGCCAAGCGTATCACCTTTGAATATGTGATGTTGAAAGACGTCAATGACAGCCTTGAGGATGCAAAACTGCTGGTCAAAACGCTTCAGGGCATTCCCGCCAAGATCAACCTGATCCCGTTCAACCCGTGGCCGGGCACCAACTACCAGTGCTCGGACTGGGAGCAGATCGAGCGCTTTGCCGATTACGTCAATGCCGCCGGTTACGCGTCCCCTATCCGCACCCCGCGCGGGCGCGATATTCTGGCCGCCTGCGGTCAGTTGAAGTCGGAATCAGAGCGCATGCGAAAGAGCGAGCGTCTGGCGCTTGAAGCCATGATGATCGCCGGACACGGTGAATGA